The proteins below are encoded in one region of Candidatus Moraniibacteriota bacterium:
- a CDS encoding ABC transporter ATP-binding protein, which yields MQKPIIQFKDVTKIYSGAGVSSTMALNGINLEIYENEFVAITGSSGSGKSTILNLIGLLDDPTSGEILFNGKNVHQLNEKEKNTFRLQSIGFIFQFFNLIDNYTALENIVFQLELQGKSYEKAKADGLEILKYLHLENRAHLYPKNLSGGEQQRVAIGRALAKESPFIIADEPTAHLDSKNSQDVMDILHHIQTTFHRTLILVTHEPFQAEQADRQIIIRDGKVAEIITKKIA from the coding sequence ATGCAAAAACCCATTATTCAATTCAAAGATGTCACCAAGATCTATTCTGGAGCAGGCGTATCTTCGACAATGGCCTTGAATGGTATCAACCTCGAGATTTATGAGAATGAATTCGTCGCAATCACAGGAAGTTCTGGATCAGGAAAAAGTACCATCCTCAATCTCATTGGCCTCCTCGATGATCCAACCTCTGGCGAGATACTTTTCAATGGAAAAAATGTTCATCAATTAAACGAGAAGGAGAAAAATACTTTCCGTCTCCAGTCTATTGGATTTATTTTCCAATTTTTCAATCTCATCGACAACTACACAGCTCTCGAAAATATCGTCTTTCAACTCGAACTCCAAGGAAAAAGCTACGAAAAAGCCAAAGCGGATGGTCTCGAAATACTCAAATATCTCCACCTCGAAAATCGTGCGCATCTTTACCCGAAAAATCTCTCTGGTGGCGAACAGCAACGAGTCGCTATTGGACGAGCTCTCGCCAAAGAATCCCCTTTCATTATTGCTGATGAACCAACCGCTCATCTCGACTCAAAGAATTCACAGGATGTTATGGATATACTGCACCATATACAGACCACATTCCATCGGACACTCATCCTCGTGACTCACGAACCTTTCCAAGCAGAACAAGCTGATCGACAAATCATTATTCGTGATGGAAAAGTAGCAGAAATAATTACAAAAAAAATCGCCTAA